From Paenibacillus sp. V4I7, the proteins below share one genomic window:
- a CDS encoding DUF4157 domain-containing protein has protein sequence MDHPAHSIKNKPEDASNKSPEEIRTHAPTSNFQLQRALSPSTPISPAHISLLQKTVGNRAVTQLMQSRMNEPLQKKENKTGMPEQLKTGVENLSGIDLSDVRVHYGSDKPAQLQALAYAQGNEVHIGPGQEEHLPHEAWHIVQQRQGRVSPSLQVGGTAINDDPELEREADEQGQRAISMSLQSEETSFAQRKPKEQAEQTSASVAQLSNAVDFVLGVGSYNLITQSIIANGRSYNDAPFLASSAQNLIDSGMSAQEARGLLIAMFPVIDRQPVLGRAVGYAAQMRQNNVPYATIIGVLTQHPDISLSQQQSAGVIQLTSLNAWTFLSIDSILQAYAANANGLSLQQWATIAARFPANNFADAVAFSQIANWNSVAIIALAQAFTANANTLTAAEWVTVAGILGNNQHANTIAFAQLANWGAAEIGTLAQAFVNNANGLTAANWITLAGYMGNNAHADTISFAQIPGWNAASILAIAQHFGNNDYGNDAATWTALAARRLNNPEYIRELAHYVGNGWPDQINFNGGVALLGLVSDGIMYGSGNPHVTIHGHDENTGVGAWRSNPEYHVRLDAGSANVYDFVGNQDSFYNNVDMDNAQIARNLAVQFRNEMNR, from the coding sequence ATGGATCATCCCGCACACTCTATTAAAAATAAACCCGAAGATGCATCTAACAAATCACCCGAAGAAATTCGGACACACGCCCCTACATCAAATTTTCAACTGCAAAGAGCTTTATCTCCATCAACGCCCATTAGTCCGGCACATATTTCGCTACTGCAAAAGACAGTAGGCAATCGAGCGGTCACTCAACTCATGCAATCCCGAATGAACGAACCGCTTCAAAAAAAAGAAAATAAAACGGGTATGCCGGAACAATTGAAAACGGGAGTAGAAAACTTATCGGGAATAGATCTGTCCGATGTGAGGGTTCATTATGGATCGGATAAACCGGCACAGCTGCAGGCACTTGCCTACGCCCAAGGAAATGAAGTACATATTGGTCCCGGTCAAGAGGAGCATCTGCCACACGAAGCGTGGCACATCGTGCAGCAACGGCAGGGCAGGGTATCCCCTAGCCTTCAGGTCGGAGGAACAGCTATCAATGACGATCCTGAGCTCGAGCGGGAAGCGGACGAGCAAGGACAACGGGCTATTTCCATGTCTCTACAGAGCGAGGAGACTTCCTTTGCGCAACGGAAGCCAAAAGAGCAGGCAGAGCAGACCAGTGCCTCTGTCGCCCAACTGAGCAATGCGGTCGATTTTGTTCTTGGTGTTGGCTCGTACAATTTGATCACTCAATCCATAATCGCAAACGGAAGAAGTTATAACGATGCTCCATTTTTGGCCTCAAGTGCGCAAAATTTAATTGATTCCGGAATGTCTGCACAAGAAGCAAGAGGATTGTTAATTGCTATGTTTCCAGTAATCGACAGACAGCCTGTGCTAGGTAGAGCGGTCGGTTACGCCGCGCAAATGAGGCAAAACAATGTACCTTATGCGACCATTATAGGGGTTCTGACGCAGCATCCCGACATATCTCTTAGTCAGCAACAGTCCGCAGGCGTCATTCAATTGACCTCCTTAAACGCCTGGACATTTCTTAGTATCGACTCGATTTTGCAAGCCTACGCAGCAAATGCCAACGGGCTTTCGCTGCAGCAGTGGGCGACCATTGCGGCCCGCTTTCCCGCCAACAATTTTGCCGACGCTGTCGCATTCTCGCAAATTGCGAATTGGAACTCGGTCGCAATAATCGCATTGGCGCAAGCCTTTACCGCCAATGCTAACACTCTGACGGCAGCCGAATGGGTGACGGTTGCTGGCATATTGGGTAATAATCAGCACGCAAATACAATCGCTTTCGCCCAGTTAGCCAATTGGGGCGCGGCTGAGATCGGAACGTTGGCGCAGGCATTCGTCAATAACGCCAACGGGCTGACCGCAGCCAATTGGATTACGTTGGCCGGATACATGGGCAACAATGCTCATGCCGATACTATCTCTTTCGCGCAGATTCCTGGTTGGAATGCTGCTTCCATCTTGGCGATTGCCCAACATTTCGGCAATAATGATTATGGCAATGACGCTGCGACCTGGACAGCGCTGGCTGCACGCAGATTAAATAACCCGGAGTACATTAGAGAGCTTGCACATTATGTCGGTAACGGTTGGCCGGATCAAATCAATTTCAACGGAGGCGTCGCCTTGCTTGGATTGGTTTCGGACGGCATCATGTACGGGAGCGGCAATCCCCATGTCACGATTCACGGACATGACGAAAACACAGGAGTCGGAGCATGGCGTTCCAATCCGGAATACCACGTGAGACTGGATGCAGGCAGTGCCAATGTATATGATTTCGTGGGCAATCAGGATAGTTTTTACAATAACGTAGATATGGACAATGCGCAGATTGCTCGCAATTTAGCTGTTCAATTCCGCAATGAGATGAACAGATGA
- a CDS encoding site-specific integrase produces MDNREFLTGERICEFFQIPVPPAIWEESGLSVNDLLGFHFDAVTGEIIIRRENQNSGENEEESLHAIKVIQKFKSYTLQRGERSELSKKTVTSYIQNLEKILKFLAETGRENLNLEYLNEEIFDEFMRTIPNAKNNTIKFYRALINLIFQFVNKSDLAITYIKNGIDPKQVELHEIEYFTESEVAKLLNPREYYAELTGPKRHAIIKFFLETGCLSGELSQVKVRDFDIENNLITLPIRESAETRKVPMSDSLKDTIIDYLNYSGCNEWSRDNDGYLFIPLTFGDRTKPYSQRSTTGLVTEHFEKVGLVGTPIKLRHTYAMKLLRTGTPLEELAALMGYNDTKTVIRYAVALDKETSLE; encoded by the coding sequence ATGGACAATCGTGAGTTTCTAACTGGGGAACGTATTTGCGAATTTTTTCAAATACCTGTCCCTCCCGCTATATGGGAGGAGTCCGGACTATCTGTAAATGACCTCCTGGGATTTCATTTTGACGCCGTAACAGGAGAAATTATTATTCGTCGAGAGAATCAAAATTCAGGAGAGAACGAGGAAGAATCACTTCATGCAATCAAAGTGATTCAAAAATTCAAGTCATATACGTTGCAACGTGGGGAACGAAGTGAATTATCTAAAAAAACTGTAACATCGTATATACAGAATCTTGAAAAAATACTCAAATTCTTAGCTGAAACTGGACGAGAGAACCTTAACTTAGAGTATCTCAATGAAGAGATCTTCGATGAGTTTATGCGAACGATCCCAAACGCTAAAAATAATACGATCAAGTTCTATCGAGCGCTTATTAATTTGATTTTTCAATTTGTAAATAAGAGTGACCTTGCAATAACTTACATCAAAAACGGAATTGATCCCAAACAAGTTGAACTGCACGAAATCGAATATTTTACTGAAAGCGAAGTTGCCAAACTTCTGAATCCTAGAGAGTATTACGCTGAACTGACGGGCCCTAAACGTCACGCTATAATAAAATTCTTCCTTGAGACCGGTTGTCTTTCAGGAGAACTATCACAAGTTAAGGTCCGTGACTTTGATATCGAGAATAATCTTATTACATTGCCCATTAGAGAGTCTGCTGAAACTAGAAAAGTACCTATGAGTGATTCTCTTAAAGATACCATTATTGATTATTTGAATTACTCTGGTTGTAACGAATGGTCCAGAGATAACGATGGGTATTTATTTATTCCACTTACTTTCGGAGATAGAACGAAACCCTATTCTCAAAGGTCAACAACTGGTCTAGTAACAGAACATTTCGAGAAAGTTGGTTTAGTAGGTACGCCGATAAAATTGCGTCACACATATGCTATGAAACTTTTGCGGACAGGCACACCTTTAGAAGAACTGGCAGCTCTAATGGGATATAATGACACGAAAACAGTAATTAGATATGCCGTCGCCTTAGATAAGGAAACATCCCTTGAATGA